Proteins found in one Carassius auratus strain Wakin chromosome 12, ASM336829v1, whole genome shotgun sequence genomic segment:
- the LOC113111452 gene encoding WW domain-binding protein 2-like, with translation MALNNNHSESGGVIINNSESVLMSYENVELVFSDAERLPEAFRKSKKGSIYLTPYRMIFLTKGKDPLQSFMMPFYLLKGCEVKQPVLGANYINGTISAEPGGGWEGSATFKLIFVAGGAIEFGQYMLQVAAQASRGQPVTVNYGCPHIANGAYAYPPPPPSANGMYSAAPPPPGYAYPGPPPPGGFYPSAPGFDEPAAYMPPPPYTAPPDPDLPRSAAAEAKAAEAAASSSATTFAPTRVYLPEDKPPPYSPPEDNKNQ, from the exons ATGGCCCTCAACAACAATCATTCTGAATCTGGAGGAGTTATCATCAACAACAGCGAAAG TGTCTTGATGTCTTATGAGAATGTGGAGCTGGTGTTCAGTGATGCAGAACGCTTGCCAGAAGCCTTCAGAAAAAGCAAGAAGGGAAGCATCTACCTGACGCCTTACAGG ATGATCTTCTTGACTAAAGGGAAGGACCCTCTGCAGTCGTTCATGATGCCGTTTTATCTTCTGAAGGGCTGTGAGGTCAAACAGCCGGTGCTCGGCGCCAACTACATCAACGGGACGATCAGCGCCGAGCCTGGAG GCGGCTGGGAAGGCTCTGCAACCTTCAAGTTGATTTTTGTTGCCGGAGGAGCGATCGAGTTTGGACAGTACATGCTACAGGTGGCAGCACAGG CATCCAGAGGGCAACCAGTGACTGTCAATTACGGCTGTCCTCACATTGCAAACGGGGCGTACGCttaccctcctcctcctccgtctgCTAACGGCATGTATTCGGCCGCTCCTCCTCCGCCTGGATACGCTTACCCTGGACCTCCACCTCCAG GTGGATTTTACCCCAGCGCTCCTGGCTTTGACGAACCAGCAGCCTACATGCCTCCTCCGCCATACACCGCTCCTCCGGACCCAGATCTGCCCAGAAGCGCCGCAG CTGAAGCAAAAGCAGCTGAAGCTGCAGCGAGTTCCAGCGCGACTACGTTTGCTCCGACACGGGTCTACCTGCCCGAG GACAAGCCTCCACCGTACTCTCCACCTGAAGACAACAAGAACCAGTAG